CAGGTGTCGTTGCCGACGATCAGGCCGGTATTGGTCTTGGTCAGCTCGTCGATGATGATGTTGCGCGACTGGGTCAGGTAATACTGGTTCGCCTTGGCGCCGACGAAGGAATAGAGGTGCTTCTTGCGCAGCGGCGGCTCGTTCCAGATGTCCTTGGCCTGCACCGGGTAGAGCGGGAAAGGATGCAGCGCGATGCCCTTGTGTTCGGGCAGGGCCGGCTGGGTCTTGACCGCGTGGGACCAGAAGATGTCGGTGATCCCCATCTCGTCGAAGAGGCTCTGAAAACGCAGCATGTGGATGTGCTGGCAGGTGGTCACGACGGTCTCGGCCGCTGCGAGCCGCGGCTTGAAGGAGAGCAGCTTCTGCTTGAGGAAGGCGGTCTTCTCCGGGTTCTTCTTGTTGTGCAGCAGGTTGTCGATCAGCGTCGCCCAGGGAAAGGCGAAATACAGCACCCGGCCATCGGCGTGGCGGGCGTCCAGCCGTTCGCTGAGCATGTTGAAGGCATGCTGCTCGGTGATCGCGGGGAACTGCCAGTTGTGGTCGTAGGCGACGATCAGATCGCTTTTCTTGCGCTTGGGCTGGCCGAGACCCTGCTTCTCCTTGACGATGATCGTGTCGTTGACCTTGATCCGCTCCACCGGCTCGGGCTTCAGCGTCCAGACGTCGAACACCATCTTGGACGGTTCGGTGATCGTCTCGGAGGGGTACACCCAGGCGATGCCGCCGAGGATACGCTTGTCGACATGGTTGTCATAGGCGCGCAGCTGGGTCTCGTGCAGGTGATAGGTGCGCACGAACTTGCAGGGGTTGAAGATGTCGTAGCCATGCACCGAAAACACATAGCCGATCTTGTTGTCGCAGCGCGGCACGCCCAGCGGGATCGTCATCTTCTGCTTGATCTGGTCGGGCACGGGCACGGTGCCGTCCACCACCCACACGTCCTGCGACCATTGCGGGTTCTTGTGCATGGTGATCTTGTCGCCTTCGATCTCGTAGCGGCTGATCGCGGCGAGGGCATGGCCGGAGGCGTCGAAGACCTTGTGCAGCTCGGTCACGGTCTTGTCGAGATAGATGTCGGAATTGGCCAGTACCGAGAGCGCGCCGGTGCTGTGGCGCTCGGTCAGGTCCAGCCAGTCGCGATAGGTCGGGCGCGCCGGGATCGGCAGGACGGTGATCTTGTCGGATTTGATCGGCGGTTCGTGGCCGTCATCGACCATCAGGAAGATGCGGTCCACTTCCTTGGTTTCGACGTTCTTCTTCAGGCAGAGATCGAGCTCTTTCTGGCGCTCGTGATCGTCGGAAAGATAGTAGGGCGTATAAAGATGAATGGCTTTTTTCATGACGGTTTTGGGCCTGTCCGAATGCTGCGCGATAAACTTGCTGACGGTTCCAGAGCCGGGGTATAAACGGTCGAGGGGGAAAACCTCAACCAATTGCAAAATAAAGGAAAACAAGACCGAACTAAGGCACCCGCCTGAGGGCCAGAAGAGGAACCGAAAGGAAACACCCGGTCGTTATACATCGAATCAATGACGCCGCAACGGGTTTCTGCGACGCGGCTAGCGGGCCGGCAGAAGGGCGCTCTGCGGCCCCCGGGATGCCGGGTTTCGGGGCGCTTGCCGGCCCCCGCCGGGGCGCCCGCCCCGCAACAACCCGCCTGCGAAACGACAGCCTTGCTTGTCTTGTGCGTTTTGCTTTTGTAGTCATCGCTGCGCGTATGTGGCGAAGTTTCGTTTCATTGCCGCCGAATATCTAAAAACAAGCGTCGCGATGACGTGCACGCGCCGCGCGCGCTGGCCGGCGACAGGAATTGATGGGCATAAGATGACCAAAAAAGCATTGATCACCGGGGTGACCGGGCAGGACGGTTCCTATCTCGCAGAGTTCCTGCTGGAAAAAGGCTATGAGGTGCACGGCATCAAGCGCCGGGCCTCGCTGTTCAACACCGGCCGGGTGGACCACATCTATCAGGATCCGCATGTCACCAACCAGAATTTCAAGCTGCATTACGGCGATCTGACCGACACCTCCAACCTGACGCGCATCATGCGCGAGGTGGAGCCCGACGAGGTCTACAACCTCGGGGCCCAGAGCCATGTGGCGGTCAGCTTCGAGGCGCCGGAATACACCGCCGACGTGGACGGCATCGGCACGCTGCGCCTGCTGGAGTCGATCCGCTTCCTCGGCCTCGAGAAAAAGACCCGGTTCTACCAGGCCTCGACCTCCGAACTCTTCGGGCTCGTTCAGGAGATCCCGCAGAAGGAAACCACCCCCTTCTACCCGCGCTCGCCCTACGCGGTGGCCAAGATGTACGCCTACTGGATCACGGTGAACTACCGTGAGAGCTATGGCATCTATGCCTGCAACGGCATCCTCTTCAACCACGAGTCCCCGCGCCGTGGCGAGACCTTCGTGACCCGCAAGATCACCCGCGGTCTCAGCAATATCGCCATGGGTCTCGAACCCTGCCTGTTCATGGGCAATATCGACTCCCTGCGCGACTGGGGCCACGCCAAGGATTACGTCCGCATGCAGTGGATGATGCTGCAACAGGACGAGGCGGTGGATTTCGTCATCGGCACCGGCGTGCAGTATTCCGTGCGCGAGTTCATCGACTGGACCGCG
The sequence above is drawn from the Salipiger abyssi genome and encodes:
- a CDS encoding exostosin domain-containing protein — its product is MKKAIHLYTPYYLSDDHERQKELDLCLKKNVETKEVDRIFLMVDDGHEPPIKSDKITVLPIPARPTYRDWLDLTERHSTGALSVLANSDIYLDKTVTELHKVFDASGHALAAISRYEIEGDKITMHKNPQWSQDVWVVDGTVPVPDQIKQKMTIPLGVPRCDNKIGYVFSVHGYDIFNPCKFVRTYHLHETQLRAYDNHVDKRILGGIAWVYPSETITEPSKMVFDVWTLKPEPVERIKVNDTIIVKEKQGLGQPKRKKSDLIVAYDHNWQFPAITEQHAFNMLSERLDARHADGRVLYFAFPWATLIDNLLHNKKNPEKTAFLKQKLLSFKPRLAAAETVVTTCQHIHMLRFQSLFDEMGITDIFWSHAVKTQPALPEHKGIALHPFPLYPVQAKDIWNEPPLRKKHLYSFVGAKANQYYLTQSRNIIIDELTKTNTGLIVGNDTWHYNKVVYDYQVRGLADKPDALVDNKASDNFKQILRESVFSLCPSGTGPNSIRLWESIGLGSIPVILADNLALPGNPALWEQAAVFCKEDKASILKLPGVLKKIHADPQMLQRKRHAMAQIWKLYGIENFVHDIQKLILERSQDAAQRPARAAAAAAPAPASGPLSLNSITTDILLTPEKAKARLKKEKPLIQDLLGKASAAQKDIFARALETRNLKTDWDQA
- the gmd gene encoding GDP-mannose 4,6-dehydratase, with amino-acid sequence MTKKALITGVTGQDGSYLAEFLLEKGYEVHGIKRRASLFNTGRVDHIYQDPHVTNQNFKLHYGDLTDTSNLTRIMREVEPDEVYNLGAQSHVAVSFEAPEYTADVDGIGTLRLLESIRFLGLEKKTRFYQASTSELFGLVQEIPQKETTPFYPRSPYAVAKMYAYWITVNYRESYGIYACNGILFNHESPRRGETFVTRKITRGLSNIAMGLEPCLFMGNIDSLRDWGHAKDYVRMQWMMLQQDEAVDFVIGTGVQYSVREFIDWTAKELGIELEFSGEGVDEIATVKSVDNAIAPAVKPGDVIMRIDPRYFRPAEVETLLGDPAKAKEKLGWVPEITAQEMCAEMVAEDLKTAKRHALLKESGFELPISVEH